In Porites lutea chromosome 8, jaPorLute2.1, whole genome shotgun sequence, the genomic stretch AAACTTTCCTTAATCGTTAACATCAATTTTCGATAAAAGGGATTGTTGCCACAGTGAGGCTACTCTTTCCTttcctcccacgcaggcgttagGTGAGTCGTATTTCCTCCTTCCCCTAAATACGACTGGGTAAAGCCCGTTAGTTTTCAACCTCCATCAATTTACTGTTAGAAACAGGTGACGTTGGGTTTTCCagttttgatatcttatacttgaAATGCGCTCATAGATGTGgcggagattctattttcgcgggaaaataaACTGAGGCCTAGTATGGCAGTTGCTGGTAAATCTCACATATTCCCTGGATTAGGTTACAAttataataagaaaaaatatatattttttatagttttagagAGAACGAAGTTTAAGCCCAAGTCTTGGGTCCCGTTATGATACATCAGATATGAAGGCAGTTTATTAGAGTGTATTCGTAGATGTTTCGGAAAATTGGTGGGTCTAACACTTTCAGtaacaggtcaaaaattttctccgatcttcaaacatggcaacgATTGTTAACGAAAGGGAATTCCGCCAACGGCTGTGACACTTCAGCCGACAAACATGACGCAGAATTTGGAGATTGGtgaatacagttgaacctcgaACCAAAATGGATTTCcgctggatttccgtcatacatattactgtaattttaccgtcggtaacttgaaccctcgataactctaACCTACCGCTTActcgaagtagtttttgtttcccctcagatcatttctatataattttagccttgataactcgaaccatgttttgagccctttaccgtatttattcgaataagcgtccaacctcgaataagcgcccatcctaaaggcagaaaaagttaataagctcccagcctcgaataagcgcctacCTCGAATAGGCGCCCACtctcaaagtccaaaaatttaataagcgcccagggcggtaaatcgaataaatacggtaattatAAACAGTCGGGCAAAAGAACAGTCTACTGGCATTCGAAACATTGAACTTTGAATTTCCCATTTACGTGttgtatagtttactagtggaggctgatgttgtttgccACAAATCTAAGAATGTGAAACAGCTTTTTAttactacagtcaactctctcatagcgaccacttctcgtaagcgaccagcttcACAGAGACTGTACAGCACTGAAACTAAACATTTAAAAACTACTTCACAAGTGGTGACATTACAAAATCGTAGACTTCTTTATTACTTTAATCCACACAATGGCTGAATTATATTGAAGTTGTATAAGCCGTCACCAGGTAAATCCTTCAGCAAGAAGAATataaactaaacaaaaaacCTAATATTTAATAGTCAATAACTGCAAGAACCTAATTAATTTAACAATAACCTCTACGCCAATTAGCTCTTTAAACACGTGCAATTAGCTCCCTCTGAACCATAATGAGCATATTTTAAGTGAAGATGTTTTTGTGACCAATGGTTATACTCATAAGCAAGACACGACAAATGTTGGGTTGTACACTCATGTCCATGCGCGACCGAAGTGACCTTGAACAGCGCAGAGAACACGGAGTTGCTGCGTGGCAAAAACCGATCGAGTGATTTTGTATATCAAGCTCAAATGTGCGAGGATTACTAATGTTGCTAACTCTTTCGATAATAAAAGatgttattttaatagttaaatCAGATAATGATAAGCCTGCAtaaatgaggcaaaaaatgtaactGAACAAAGTTCCGCCAATTCTAACTGACTCAGTAATACCtcaactagtaatagttgacactacagctgcccccgttctgtatattgtcggtcaatagtattcttgctggttgtgtagctctttgaaatataccgaatcataatgaagattttcacacatattccatacaatgaaataaatacaggaaacgcaaggttcaatgcacagtttcagctcgatttacacagctttcttctcagtttcgagagtttattctaaaccatcataaaagatttaattagaagttgaatttttcgctatttctctttccctttttaaaaggacgtttgatcgattcacgccagcgcattctagtcttactTGAAACTatataacggaaggacatctgtgagcagggaataagtcagcacagaatttgcttgtcggcgaatttctgtaaatgtccatcaatctgctagtgataagctagccgttgtcaaagagaaagaaagagtgtctggcaaggtttccaatataaatcaaagatttgtgaactcgtgtctggcaaactctccaagtgtttactgatatatacacagttaaacgcaccttataacctctcctggtccataactttcaaaacaactgcaccacagaatgtcactgcgtaacgcaaaagagtatcgaagtgtgacagcacaataaatgtcacaaaatctacctaagcggtcccttcgggattttctgtctttacgtcatcctaaccatttcgtacttgcgggcgcaaacaatagaaacgtaattattacctaccgattcctcgcggccccagttcgagcaaatcgagattttttctagtatactgactgtatatttgaactggaagtactgtccttaatatacgcgcgagttactggggtgcccccgcagggatttcgcctctgggcgaaatccctgcgggggcaataagaGAAGACTGGCTCCTGTTTCTGATAAAGCAAGTTTTTCTGGCTCCGTTATTCTCCCGTATCACGACTATATCAGCGAGTAAATGATCTGATAATGACAAAAACCTCCATGAGGTGTTCATTCAAAACTGTCGAAGAAGACTTCTCCggtggttttattttatttctgtcttTCTGGTACTCGTCAAGGTGGCAACCCCGGAAAGGTTTTGTGCGTTTCCTCCGAACCACGAGGCGATAATATAAGCGGCATTTGCTGCACCAATGTACTTAAAAGTCGTCATGTTTCTCTCTTTCTTAATCTTATGTTTTGTCACCGGCTGTGGTTGACTAGAGTTGGGAGAGTTCGGTGTTGTTAGCGGACTTAGAGCTGTCCAACGATCTTGATTGGCGTTTTACTGAAAAGTATCTCAACGAAAACTGTACTCTCTGCGTCAGTGAGCTATTTTcagcacaggcagcccaagctcacgtcacgtgaaaggattagattaattattagcggtgtgctagccgggacgtgactgttcaacgaaagcggtattgggttacatggcggccgtgaatttataaaggatttgtatgggaatccacgttatagatttaggaagataaatactcgtagaaattctcaataaaaaacgtcttaccttatttacatggtgtgttcttgcttgctgtgtggttattttcccgatccggtgcgattttagcgatttttttcatttctgagtttccactactaaagagagagcaaggccgaacacttccaatctggacagcccgccgaacgaagccaaaaattccaggttaaaatattcccacggccaaaattccaccgcagaatccaactacaaaggttaaactttcatttcaactttctaGCCACGCAATCGCATCCCTGCGAGCGACGCCAGGCGGCAGTTTGTTTCCCCGATGAAACAGTAAAACGTTGGGCCAGAACCGCGTACAAATCCACCACGACACAACGACCGTTGAAGTCGGCTTGGTAACCTCGTcacgttgacaaacaaagactcaCGGGGTACACTAACGCAAATTGTCAACATGAATTTCTGTTCTCATCCCTGGGTCCCCCCGtgagtctttgtttgtcaacgtgACGAGGTTACCAAGCCGACTTCAACGGTCGTTGTGTCGTGGTGGATTTGTACGCGGTTCTGGCCCAACGTTTTACTGTTTCATCGGGGAAACAAACTGCCGCCTGGCGTCGCTCGCAGGGATGCGATTGCGTGGCtagaaagttgaaatgaaagtttaaccttTGTAGTTGGATTCTGCGGTGGAATTTTGGCCGTGGGGATATTTTAACCTGGAATTTTTGGCTTCGTTCGGTGGGCTGTCCAGATTGGAAGTGTTCGGCCTTGCTCTCTCTTTAGtagtggaaactcagaaatgaaaaaaatcgctaaaatcgcaccggatcgggaaaataaccacacagcaagcaagaacacaccatgtaaataaggtaagacgttttttattgagaatttctacgagtatttatcttcctaaatctataacgtggattgccatacaaatcctttataaattcacggccgccatgtaacccaataccgctttcgttgaacagtcacgtcccggctcgcacaccgctaataattaatctaatcctttcacgtgacgtgagcttgggctgcctgtgtttTCAGACGAAGTGGAGTTTCTTCTTACCGAAACACCATGCAAGGCTATCCAAAAGTCGCGCTTGAAAAAAGTGTAGAGTAATGGATTCGTTGCCGATGTTATGTATCTAATAACTGCGAAAGCATTCGTAGCTTTCTCTATAGCTACGAAATCGTTGGACTTGCTATAAATCTTGATGTTAATAATTAACATGAGAGTGAAATACGGCAGCCAACAGCACAGATATATCGCCGCCATCAAAGCAAATACAAAGATACACTTTCGGtcggttttgtttttcttttgtagtCGCTGTTTGTGACCATGTTGTGATGGCCTCTTTCTACCGGTgatagcctgagatcatgccctctccctattatccctttttttccttctcgagccaaacaagcaaaaaaaaataaaataaaataacgcctgatctcaggttatacCGGTGACGACTTTGAACATCACCGTGTACGCGTACACCATAAATACATACGGGACCAAGAATACGAGAGCGAGGCAAAAGGAAGAATGAATGATAAGAGCAAGGCTTTTTGATTTGGCATTCCGCCAAAAGAGCGGTATTATAGCGATAAAAGCTGATATGAACCAAATTCCCGCTAATACTTTGAACACTGCCTTTTTGGTGACTATATGATGTCTCAGTGGCTGAGCAATTGCCAGAAACTTTTCTGCAGTTATGACAAGAATGTGATAAGCTGCCGAAACAGCCGTAAGAGTGTGAAGAGCGTAGAACCAAAAGGCAAACTGATCAAACATCCGAGAAGGTACCgcactgaaaaagaaaataatgaagTATGGAATATTTACTGCGCCTGTCAGAAAGTCGCAGACCGCTAGGCCAAGCAGAAGGTAATTAGACTTGATGCGCAGGCTCTTTCGtttataaaacaagaaaaacacgAGTCCGTTTGTAACAATTATTGCTATGGCGATGGGAAGAACCTTGATCATCTGTCTCAATCCTTGATTTTCCACCTGATTTTGCAGTTTGAAAGCCGCACTTGCGCTGTTGTTCATGTTTGACGGGTTTCAATTTTTAATCCTACTCAACTcctgaaatcaaaatcaaagaaGCAAGTTAAGTTGAATTTTAAATTGTTACGCAAACTGGGAAAGCACGGAAGAGTGCTAACGATAAAAATATTCATGTAATCAGTCGGGTTTAAATACTTGTAATGGAGAGAAATGCCAGCAGGTGTGCCGCTTCAAAGCATCATGTAATTCTGGTACAAATTGGCGACAAGATAAAAAACTTCCAAATTTGAGAGACCCGTCTTGGCGTTGAAAATTCGACTAttaaaagacattaaaaattttagaaaagcCTTGAATAAAGACAAGTGCGAAATTAAACACTTTTCcttgaaatatgcaaaatatATGCAAATTGAAGGATCTgtatgaaatgaataaaacgGATGAATCACTCAGTTGAAGAAAGACATCTACGGTAGTTGTGGAAAACTGCAATAAAACTGTGTTTGAGGAATGCATTACTAACAACAAAGGCATTTaataaaatggcaaaaattacGAATTTGAATCTGAATTGCAAATTAAAGTTAACCTTGTGTTTGAAGTTTGTAAAAGTTGCATTCAATGTTGCTTTATCATTCGTCAGAATTGTATAAGTTGCAATTGTGTCTCAGCTTTAGACGTAATAGTGTACAAGTTGTGGTATTCGTATTATTCTTCTAGTGGTATGATTTTACGCTATACCCGCCTAATGTCCTATGTTTCCCCCACAGTAACTGATGTCCAATGCTTCGTCCTATAATTTCATGCCAGGCGAAAACTACCACGTAGAAGGCAGATATGACGACATTTCAATGTAATTAGTCAGTCTTGATTGTTTGctgaatttttttggtttgttcaataacaattattcagcTATGTTTTTGTTTGCTCTGTGGATTTTCTGTGTGGTGCTTGATTTTAACACAAACGACTACCATCACatcggtgaaaaaaaaactaataaaagtaATCCATGGCAATTTTAACTCACCCGATAATTTTTGCCGATTAAAACCCTTGCCTATCATCcgcaaaaaacctttttaaacaaaatgtacctgttttcaaactttttcgaTGAACTTCTGACGACAGTCGACCAAAATGTTGATTGAATCAGTAGCCAGTTATGTGGTCAAAAACATAATCGGTAACATAGCATATCAAGCATTTTACATtttctgagaagaaaaaaaaaacagcaaattgATGTGGTCATGTCACAGAATATTTATCACAACCTGAATGTAAGATAATCCGATTCAGTATTTTATAGCTTCTTTACATATCCCGATGTATAATTATGATTAAAAGTTGTTTATCAGATTTCAAGCGACGGCACCCGTTTAATAAGACCGTGCACGTATAAATCGCtctactcttttttttcttctttttcttctactttttcctctttttcttttcttttcttttatagaCATACGGTTTTCCGCACAACAAAGATATTTAACCTTTTTCTAACTTGATCCATTAAAGATTTCATAAACTAAATTTGATTTCGTGACGACATTacggg encodes the following:
- the LOC140945575 gene encoding uncharacterized protein, whose protein sequence is MNNSASAAFKLQNQVENQGLRQMIKVLPIAIAIIVTNGLVFFLFYKRKSLRIKSNYLLLGLAVCDFLTGAVNIPYFIIFFFSAVPSRMFDQFAFWFYALHTLTAVSAAYHILVITAEKFLAIAQPLRHHIVTKKAVFKVLAGIWFISAFIAIIPLFWRNAKSKSLALIIHSSFCLALVFLVPYVFMVYAYTVMFKVVTGIT